A portion of the Vespula vulgaris chromosome 24, iyVesVulg1.1, whole genome shotgun sequence genome contains these proteins:
- the LOC127071927 gene encoding lysine-specific demethylase 4A-like isoform X1 yields MVNNTPRGIPRIQVFRPTYEEFKDFTKYIEYMESKGAHKAGLAKVIPPPEWIPRKSGYDLNTLDLTIPAPICQVVTGKQGLYQQINIQKKSMTVKEYSKLANSDRYNTPRHFDYEDLERKYWKNITYVAPIYGADVSGSLTDPDVKEWNINHLGTILDYVNKDYGISIDGVNTAYLYFGMWKTTFAWHTEDMDLYSINYLHFGAPKTWYAIPPEHGRRLERLASGFFPSSYQSCQAFLRHKMSLISPQILRQYSIPCNKITQEAGEIMITFPYGYHAGFNHGFNCAESTNFATPRWVEYGKRATQCTCSKDMVKISMDTFVKRFQPERYELWLRGEDIGPHPEDPRQTAAPMPSQMDLLCSNSSNGQLPQSYLNAAPKNKRHTIHKKKNIIGTNPDVDMAELVNRSDIPADLKKALQDLEFEEGDDQPDEQQLEVLEDIWLKAGEMDVNEATVYDDGYNRKKGRKRKKKQNGNEKEKKDQKTKKNSGKLINPKSTDDVTVLIKSESELISAGSNQESIDQQNLLNQDNSIQTNDNVASESNSNTSISQLPNDESNSLETINKSSPKKRKKHSKTPEHKIKQKNISKGKRKQTNIPLFVPNEPLDVSDADVQRKLIAMPSLSPHKVSTMKDISNNQRKINLLPGNIISVGNEFSMTTMKDKTVVNITNSGQIIHSSYEDEKQIDGPINVDTQEKQCSLMKNTKKANTKLIYKSTFPNINILKNIAVQSKQIDESAGIKPLNEDSKIYTQDTKMIGNTSYKSVGTVQTERCITNYTRKDIIKAPRLMHLDLSNTKVISKVELDDNVKVEKGLHVAPNLVMLSKDDAHNTKQDTKRITFLPNTSFNADPPILQSEVIGKETIVQKNKEMDILNPSTTFTIQTKSNTGMCNYFPKSKILPQSLCQSNISGKKSIELKSINDSNNKEMTKNFWQIPYNNSIFLSNDKCNRPLQLSIANAKGGSGMLNTCTNIQIGPATTATFTTLKKLSDTNAVLLATPPNPLSSQCSKITLNSPIQLNTMEPNKSTLHSNDNSSTNFTSLTRILPSSEQMVSKNSLIVRKIDNEQGTCRKSIKHTSTKSLLSCTVKKIDESANLDIKQASTSVSVDKVEGNMPYSLNYHFNNLQNQQKAVMTSLIKQDDKYFNVSKSQRQSIEKNSNNKYLTMPELKPIKSPIARRKSKEKLKKATTRKKQLPESTIISLGSEEKSSSNSHPALTIPGHISDMLNPNIPSNDLMKAFNDYWSAQISHCAICATFASTRCGNSQLMPPDWKYCKPTILPESSPIWVSATLFAVNSKEQAIESENDKLLRCRECHVTVHASCYGITVLPTDPSNWACDKCKAGKTDVMCCLCPMRGGAVKRTSDGGWAHILCALILPGVTFKDAINKDPINVLTIRTDILKQQCCYCGYSDGACLSCSQCNNLFHPSCGLVAGATFVIPVYNSQELQVTCHGHDDGKEKIPIIRQGETVWAKHRNSRYYKAKVESIKDTLFYMVTFSDNSFSDDLYPLDIINYDPGKPPQVGAAVTVNWTDGEVYDGTFEGTNHQIMYTVIFEDGSQLALKRNDIYSLQEDMPKRVRSRLSVATEMKHRYHLYGIEDESNAQRHAKQVKNCD; encoded by the exons atggTCAATAACACACCACGGGGTATACCCCGTATTCAAGTTTTTAGGCCCACTTATGAGGAATTTAAAGATTTTACAAAGTATATAGAGTATATGGAAAGCAAAGGAGCTCATAAAGCAGGATTGGCTAAAGTTATTCCACCTCCTGAGTGGATACCGAGAAAAAGTGGTTACGACCTGAATACTTTAGATCTTACGATTCCTGCACCTATATGCCAAGTTGTTACGGGAAAGCAAGGTCTTTACCAACAAATTAATATCCAAAAGAAGTCAATGACGGTCAAAGAATATAGCAAATTAGCTAACTCTGATCGTTATAATACGCCTCGACATTTTGATTATGAAGATTTAGAAAGGaaatattggaaaaatataacatatgtaGCTCCCATATATGGGGCAGATGTATCTGGTTCATTAACCGATCCCGATGTAAAAGAATGGAATATCAATCATTTAGGGACGATATTGGATTACGTAAATAAGGATTATGGTATATCTATAGACGGCGTTAATACGGCGTATCTATATTTTGGAATGTGGAAAACTACATTTGCATGGCATACAGAGGATATGGAtctttattcgattaattatctGCATTTTGGTGCACCAAAAACTTGGTATGCTATACCACCAGAGCATGGCCGCAGACTAGAGAGATTAGCCAGTGGTTTTTTTCCATCTAGTTATCAAAGCTGTCAAGCCTTTTTACGTCATAAAATGTCATTAATATCCCCACAAATATTGAGACAATATTCTATTCCGTGTAATAAGATAACGCAAGAGGCAGGggaaataatgataacattTCCTTATGGATACCATGCTGGTTTTAATCATGGTTTCAATTGTGCAGAATCAACAAACTTTGCTACCCCCAGATGGGTAGAATATGGCAAACGAGCGACCCAATGCACATGCAGTAAAGATATGGTAAAAATATCTATGGATACATTTGTCAAGCGCTTTCAACCGGAAAGATACGAATTGTGGCTTCGCGGGGAAGATATTGGTCCTCACCCGGAGGATCCTAGACAAACGGCAGCGCCTATGCCCTCTCAGATGGATTTATTGTGTAGTAACAGCAGTAACGGACAGTTACCACAAAGTTATTTAAATGCCGCTCCTAAAAATAAGAGACATACCAttcataagaagaaaaatatcattggTACCAATCCTGATGTTGATATGGCCGAGTTAGTTAATCGTTCAGACATTCCGGCGGATTTAAAGAAGGCTTTACAAGATCTCGAATTTGAGGAAGGTGATGATCAACCAGACGAACAACAATTGGAAGTATTGGAAGATATTTGGCTTAAGGCAGGTGAGATGGATGTCAACGAAGCAACTGTCTATGACGATGGctataatcgtaaaaaaggtagaaagagaaagaagaagcaaaatggtaacgaaaaagagaaaaaggatcagaaaacaaagaaaaattctggCAAACTGATTAATCCAAAGAGCACAGACGATGTGACGGTTTTGATTAAATCAGAATCAGAATTGATTTCTGCAGGTTCTAATCAAGAATCAATCGATCAacagaatttattaaatcaagATAATTCAATTCAAACTAATGATAATGTCGCATCGGAAAGTAATAGTAATACATCGATCTCTCAATTACCAAACGATGAATCTAATTCGCTGGAAACTATTAATAAGTCATCTcctaagaaaaggaaaaaacattCTAAAACCCCGGAACATaagataaaacagaaaaatatttctaaaggCAAGCGTAAACAGACAAACATACCTTTATTTGTTCCTAATGAGCCGCTAGATGTTTCTGATGCTGATGTTCAGCGTAAGCTAATAGCAATGCCAAGTCTTAGCCCCCATAAAGTATCTACTATGaaagatatttctaataatcaaAGGAAGATTAATCTACTACCAGGCAATATTATTTCTGTTGGAAATGAATTTAGTATGACCACTATGAAGGATAAAACGGTAGTAAATATTACTAATAGTGGACAGATAATACATTCTTCTTATGAAGATGAGAAACAGATTGACGGTCCTATAAACGTTGATACGCAAGAGAAACAATGTTCTCTCATGAAGAATACCAAAAAGGCAAATACAAagcttatttataaatcaacattccctaatataaatatattaaaaaatattgctgtACAAAGTAAACAAATTGATGAAAGTGCAGGTATAAAACCTTTAAATGAAGATTCGAAAATTTATACTCAGGATACCAAGATGATTGGTAATACATCTTACAAAAGTGTTGGAACGGTACAAACAGAAAGATGTATTACAAATTACACAAGAAAGGATATAATAAAGGCGCCTAGGCTGATGCATTTAGATTTGTCCAATACCAAAGTAATATCAAAAGTAGAACTTGATGATAATGTTAAGGTCGAGAAAGGGCTACATGTTGCTCCTAATTTGGTAATGTTATCCAAAGACGACGCACACAATACGAAGCAAGATACGAAGCGCATTACGTTTTTGCCGAATACATCATTCAACGCTGACCCACCAATATTACAAAGCGAAGTTATAGGCAAAGAGACCATAGtacaaaagaacaaagaaatgGACATTTTAAATCCTTCAACGACATTTACTATTCAAACGAAAAGTAATACAGGTATGTGtaattattttccaaaaagtaaaattttaccACAATCACTTTGTCAAAGTAATATCAGCGGAAAGAAGAGTAtagaattaaaatcaattaatgattcaaataataaagaaatgactAAAAACTTTTGGCAAATTCCATATAATAACAgtattttcttatcaaatGACAAATGTAATAGACCACTTCAATTATCTATAGCAAATGCAAAAGGAGGAAGTGGCATGTTGAATACTTGTACAAATATTCAGATAGGTCCCGCAACAACTGCAACCTTTACAACgctaaaaaaattatcagacACAAACGCAGTCTTACTAGCTACACCTCCTAATCCATTATCCTCGCAATGCTCAAAAATTACTCTAAATTCTCCGATTCAATTGAACACAATGGAACCAAATAAATCCACCTTACATAGTAATGATAATTCATCAACAAATTTTACATCTTTGACGAGAATTTTACCATCGTCGGAACAAATGGtttcgaaaaattctttaatagtCCGAAAAATTGATAACGAACAAGGAACTTGcagaaaatcaataaaacatACAAGTACAAAATCATTGCTTAGTTGTACAGTAAAGAAGATCGACGAATCAGctaatttagatataaaacaaGCTAGTACAAGTGTATCGGTGGATAAGGTCGAAGGTAATATGCCATATAgtttaaattatcattttaacaATTTACAAAATCAGCAGAAAGCTGTTATGACATCTTTGATAAAGCAAGATGATAAGTACTTTAACGTGTCTAAATCTCAACGGCAAAGTATAGAGAAAAATTCTAACAATAAATACTTGACAATGCCAGAATTAAAACCGATCAAGTCACCCATAGCCAGAAGGAAATCCAAAGAGAAGCTTAAAAAAGCTACAACAAGGAAAAAACAACTTCCCGAATCGACAATTATATCGTTGGGTTCGGAAGAGAAAAGTTCTTCCAATTCACATCCGGCTCTAACCATACCTGGTCACATTTCTGATATGTTAAATCCAAATATTCCGAGCAATGACCTAATGAAAGCTTTCAATGATTATTGGAGTGCTCAAATTTCACACTGTGCAATTTGTGCAACTTTTGCTTCTACTCGTTGTGGAAATAGTCAGTTAATGCCACCTGATTGGAAGTATTGCAAACCTACTATTCTACCTGAAAGTTCTCCAATATgg GTATCGGCAACACTTTTTGCTGTAAATTCAAAAGAACAAGCTATTGAATCGGAAAATGACAAACTATTGAGATGTCGTGAATGTCATGTAACAGTTCATGCTTCCTGTTATGGAATTACAGTTTTGCCCACTGATCCATCAAATTGGGCATGCGATAAATGTAAGGCTGGTAAAACTGACGTG ATGTGCTGTTTATGCCCTATGCGTGGAGGTGCTGTGAAACGCACGAGCGATGGCGGTTGGGCACACATTTTGTGTGCTCTGATACTACCAGGTGTAACTTTTAAAGATGCTATCAATAAAGATCCTATTAACGTATTAACAATTAGAACCGATATTTTAAAACAACAATGTTGTTATTGCGGATACAGCGACGGCGCTTGCCTCAGTTGTTCCCAatgcaataatttatttcaccCTTCGTGCGGACTTGTGGCAGGTGCTACTTTTGTAATACCGGTATACAATAGTCAAGAACTGCAG GTAACATGCCATGGCCATGACGACGGTAAGGAAAAAATTCCTATTATTCGTCAGGGCGAAACAGTATGGGCAAAACACCGGAATTCCAGATATTACAAAGCAAAAGTAGAGTCTATAAAGGATACACTTTTCTATATGGTCACTTTTAGCGACAACAGTTTTAGCGATGATTTGTATCCTTTGGATATAATT aattatGATCCTGGAAAACCACCTCAAGTTGGTGCGGCTGTTACTGTTAATTGGACAGACGGTGAAGTCTATGATGGTACTTTTGAGGGCACTAATCATCAAATTATGTACACC gTAATTTTTGAAGATGGTTCTCAACTTGCCTTAAAGcgtaacgatatatatagTTTACAAGAAGATATGCCAAAAAGGGTACGCTCACGTTTG tcCGTTGCCACAGAAATGAAGCACAGGTATCACCTTTACGGCATAGAGGATGAATCAAACGCGCAAAGGCACGCGAAACAAGTGAAAAATTGTGATTAA
- the LOC127071927 gene encoding lysine-specific demethylase 4A-like isoform X3 — MVNNTPRGIPRIQVFRPTYEEFKDFTKYIEYMESKGAHKAGLAKVIPPPEWIPRKSGYDLNTLDLTIPAPICQVVTGKQGLYQQINIQKKSMTVKEYSKLANSDRYNTPRHFDYEDLERKYWKNITYVAPIYGADVSGSLTDPDVKEWNINHLGTILDYVNKDYGISIDGVNTAYLYFGMWKTTFAWHTEDMDLYSINYLHFGAPKTWYAIPPEHGRRLERLASGFFPSSYQSCQAFLRHKMSLISPQILRQYSIPCNKITQEAGEIMITFPYGYHAGFNHGFNCAESTNFATPRWVEYGKRATQCTCSKDMVKISMDTFVKRFQPERYELWLRGEDIGPHPEDPRQTAAPMPSQMDLLCSNSSNGQLPQSYLNAAPKNKRHTIHKKKNIIGTNPDVDMAELVNRSDIPADLKKALQDLEFEEGDDQPDEQQLEVLEDIWLKAGEMDVNEATVYDDGYNRKKGRKRKKKQNGNEKEKKDQKTKKNSGKLINPKSTDDVTVLIKSESELISAGSNQESIDQQNLLNQDNSIQTNDNVASESNSNTSISQLPNDESNSLETINKSSPKKRKKHSKTPEHKIKQKNISKGKRKQTNIPLFVPNEPLDVSDADVQRKLIAMPSLSPHKVSTMKDISNNQRKINLLPGNIISVGNEFSMTTMKDKTVVNITNSGQIIHSSYEDEKQIDGPINVDTQEKQCSLMKNTKKANTKLIYKSTFPNINILKNIAVQSKQIDESAGIKPLNEDSKIYTQDTKMIGNTSYKSVGTVQTERCITNYTRKDIIKAPRLMHLDLSNTKVISKVELDDNVKVEKGLHVAPNLVMLSKDDAHNTKQDTKRITFLPNTSFNADPPILQSEVIGKETIVQKNKEMDILNPSTTFTIQTKSNTANAKGGSGMLNTCTNIQIGPATTATFTTLKKLSDTNAVLLATPPNPLSSQCSKITLNSPIQLNTMEPNKSTLHSNDNSSTNFTSLTRILPSSEQMVSKNSLIVRKIDNEQGTCRKSIKHTSTKSLLSCTVKKIDESANLDIKQASTSVSVDKVEGNMPYSLNYHFNNLQNQQKAVMTSLIKQDDKYFNVSKSQRQSIEKNSNNKYLTMPELKPIKSPIARRKSKEKLKKATTRKKQLPESTIISLGSEEKSSSNSHPALTIPGHISDMLNPNIPSNDLMKAFNDYWSAQISHCAICATFASTRCGNSQLMPPDWKYCKPTILPESSPIWVSATLFAVNSKEQAIESENDKLLRCRECHVTVHASCYGITVLPTDPSNWACDKCKAGKTDVMCCLCPMRGGAVKRTSDGGWAHILCALILPGVTFKDAINKDPINVLTIRTDILKQQCCYCGYSDGACLSCSQCNNLFHPSCGLVAGATFVIPVYNSQELQVTCHGHDDGKEKIPIIRQGETVWAKHRNSRYYKAKVESIKDTLFYMVTFSDNSFSDDLYPLDIINYDPGKPPQVGAAVTVNWTDGEVYDGTFEGTNHQIMYTVIFEDGSQLALKRNDIYSLQEDMPKRVRSRLSVATEMKHRYHLYGIEDESNAQRHAKQVKNCD, encoded by the exons atggTCAATAACACACCACGGGGTATACCCCGTATTCAAGTTTTTAGGCCCACTTATGAGGAATTTAAAGATTTTACAAAGTATATAGAGTATATGGAAAGCAAAGGAGCTCATAAAGCAGGATTGGCTAAAGTTATTCCACCTCCTGAGTGGATACCGAGAAAAAGTGGTTACGACCTGAATACTTTAGATCTTACGATTCCTGCACCTATATGCCAAGTTGTTACGGGAAAGCAAGGTCTTTACCAACAAATTAATATCCAAAAGAAGTCAATGACGGTCAAAGAATATAGCAAATTAGCTAACTCTGATCGTTATAATACGCCTCGACATTTTGATTATGAAGATTTAGAAAGGaaatattggaaaaatataacatatgtaGCTCCCATATATGGGGCAGATGTATCTGGTTCATTAACCGATCCCGATGTAAAAGAATGGAATATCAATCATTTAGGGACGATATTGGATTACGTAAATAAGGATTATGGTATATCTATAGACGGCGTTAATACGGCGTATCTATATTTTGGAATGTGGAAAACTACATTTGCATGGCATACAGAGGATATGGAtctttattcgattaattatctGCATTTTGGTGCACCAAAAACTTGGTATGCTATACCACCAGAGCATGGCCGCAGACTAGAGAGATTAGCCAGTGGTTTTTTTCCATCTAGTTATCAAAGCTGTCAAGCCTTTTTACGTCATAAAATGTCATTAATATCCCCACAAATATTGAGACAATATTCTATTCCGTGTAATAAGATAACGCAAGAGGCAGGggaaataatgataacattTCCTTATGGATACCATGCTGGTTTTAATCATGGTTTCAATTGTGCAGAATCAACAAACTTTGCTACCCCCAGATGGGTAGAATATGGCAAACGAGCGACCCAATGCACATGCAGTAAAGATATGGTAAAAATATCTATGGATACATTTGTCAAGCGCTTTCAACCGGAAAGATACGAATTGTGGCTTCGCGGGGAAGATATTGGTCCTCACCCGGAGGATCCTAGACAAACGGCAGCGCCTATGCCCTCTCAGATGGATTTATTGTGTAGTAACAGCAGTAACGGACAGTTACCACAAAGTTATTTAAATGCCGCTCCTAAAAATAAGAGACATACCAttcataagaagaaaaatatcattggTACCAATCCTGATGTTGATATGGCCGAGTTAGTTAATCGTTCAGACATTCCGGCGGATTTAAAGAAGGCTTTACAAGATCTCGAATTTGAGGAAGGTGATGATCAACCAGACGAACAACAATTGGAAGTATTGGAAGATATTTGGCTTAAGGCAGGTGAGATGGATGTCAACGAAGCAACTGTCTATGACGATGGctataatcgtaaaaaaggtagaaagagaaagaagaagcaaaatggtaacgaaaaagagaaaaaggatcagaaaacaaagaaaaattctggCAAACTGATTAATCCAAAGAGCACAGACGATGTGACGGTTTTGATTAAATCAGAATCAGAATTGATTTCTGCAGGTTCTAATCAAGAATCAATCGATCAacagaatttattaaatcaagATAATTCAATTCAAACTAATGATAATGTCGCATCGGAAAGTAATAGTAATACATCGATCTCTCAATTACCAAACGATGAATCTAATTCGCTGGAAACTATTAATAAGTCATCTcctaagaaaaggaaaaaacattCTAAAACCCCGGAACATaagataaaacagaaaaatatttctaaaggCAAGCGTAAACAGACAAACATACCTTTATTTGTTCCTAATGAGCCGCTAGATGTTTCTGATGCTGATGTTCAGCGTAAGCTAATAGCAATGCCAAGTCTTAGCCCCCATAAAGTATCTACTATGaaagatatttctaataatcaaAGGAAGATTAATCTACTACCAGGCAATATTATTTCTGTTGGAAATGAATTTAGTATGACCACTATGAAGGATAAAACGGTAGTAAATATTACTAATAGTGGACAGATAATACATTCTTCTTATGAAGATGAGAAACAGATTGACGGTCCTATAAACGTTGATACGCAAGAGAAACAATGTTCTCTCATGAAGAATACCAAAAAGGCAAATACAAagcttatttataaatcaacattccctaatataaatatattaaaaaatattgctgtACAAAGTAAACAAATTGATGAAAGTGCAGGTATAAAACCTTTAAATGAAGATTCGAAAATTTATACTCAGGATACCAAGATGATTGGTAATACATCTTACAAAAGTGTTGGAACGGTACAAACAGAAAGATGTATTACAAATTACACAAGAAAGGATATAATAAAGGCGCCTAGGCTGATGCATTTAGATTTGTCCAATACCAAAGTAATATCAAAAGTAGAACTTGATGATAATGTTAAGGTCGAGAAAGGGCTACATGTTGCTCCTAATTTGGTAATGTTATCCAAAGACGACGCACACAATACGAAGCAAGATACGAAGCGCATTACGTTTTTGCCGAATACATCATTCAACGCTGACCCACCAATATTACAAAGCGAAGTTATAGGCAAAGAGACCATAGtacaaaagaacaaagaaatgGACATTTTAAATCCTTCAACGACATTTACTATTCAAACGAAAAGTAATACAG CAAATGCAAAAGGAGGAAGTGGCATGTTGAATACTTGTACAAATATTCAGATAGGTCCCGCAACAACTGCAACCTTTACAACgctaaaaaaattatcagacACAAACGCAGTCTTACTAGCTACACCTCCTAATCCATTATCCTCGCAATGCTCAAAAATTACTCTAAATTCTCCGATTCAATTGAACACAATGGAACCAAATAAATCCACCTTACATAGTAATGATAATTCATCAACAAATTTTACATCTTTGACGAGAATTTTACCATCGTCGGAACAAATGGtttcgaaaaattctttaatagtCCGAAAAATTGATAACGAACAAGGAACTTGcagaaaatcaataaaacatACAAGTACAAAATCATTGCTTAGTTGTACAGTAAAGAAGATCGACGAATCAGctaatttagatataaaacaaGCTAGTACAAGTGTATCGGTGGATAAGGTCGAAGGTAATATGCCATATAgtttaaattatcattttaacaATTTACAAAATCAGCAGAAAGCTGTTATGACATCTTTGATAAAGCAAGATGATAAGTACTTTAACGTGTCTAAATCTCAACGGCAAAGTATAGAGAAAAATTCTAACAATAAATACTTGACAATGCCAGAATTAAAACCGATCAAGTCACCCATAGCCAGAAGGAAATCCAAAGAGAAGCTTAAAAAAGCTACAACAAGGAAAAAACAACTTCCCGAATCGACAATTATATCGTTGGGTTCGGAAGAGAAAAGTTCTTCCAATTCACATCCGGCTCTAACCATACCTGGTCACATTTCTGATATGTTAAATCCAAATATTCCGAGCAATGACCTAATGAAAGCTTTCAATGATTATTGGAGTGCTCAAATTTCACACTGTGCAATTTGTGCAACTTTTGCTTCTACTCGTTGTGGAAATAGTCAGTTAATGCCACCTGATTGGAAGTATTGCAAACCTACTATTCTACCTGAAAGTTCTCCAATATgg GTATCGGCAACACTTTTTGCTGTAAATTCAAAAGAACAAGCTATTGAATCGGAAAATGACAAACTATTGAGATGTCGTGAATGTCATGTAACAGTTCATGCTTCCTGTTATGGAATTACAGTTTTGCCCACTGATCCATCAAATTGGGCATGCGATAAATGTAAGGCTGGTAAAACTGACGTG ATGTGCTGTTTATGCCCTATGCGTGGAGGTGCTGTGAAACGCACGAGCGATGGCGGTTGGGCACACATTTTGTGTGCTCTGATACTACCAGGTGTAACTTTTAAAGATGCTATCAATAAAGATCCTATTAACGTATTAACAATTAGAACCGATATTTTAAAACAACAATGTTGTTATTGCGGATACAGCGACGGCGCTTGCCTCAGTTGTTCCCAatgcaataatttatttcaccCTTCGTGCGGACTTGTGGCAGGTGCTACTTTTGTAATACCGGTATACAATAGTCAAGAACTGCAG GTAACATGCCATGGCCATGACGACGGTAAGGAAAAAATTCCTATTATTCGTCAGGGCGAAACAGTATGGGCAAAACACCGGAATTCCAGATATTACAAAGCAAAAGTAGAGTCTATAAAGGATACACTTTTCTATATGGTCACTTTTAGCGACAACAGTTTTAGCGATGATTTGTATCCTTTGGATATAATT aattatGATCCTGGAAAACCACCTCAAGTTGGTGCGGCTGTTACTGTTAATTGGACAGACGGTGAAGTCTATGATGGTACTTTTGAGGGCACTAATCATCAAATTATGTACACC gTAATTTTTGAAGATGGTTCTCAACTTGCCTTAAAGcgtaacgatatatatagTTTACAAGAAGATATGCCAAAAAGGGTACGCTCACGTTTG tcCGTTGCCACAGAAATGAAGCACAGGTATCACCTTTACGGCATAGAGGATGAATCAAACGCGCAAAGGCACGCGAAACAAGTGAAAAATTGTGATTAA